The Lycium barbarum isolate Lr01 chromosome 12, ASM1917538v2, whole genome shotgun sequence genome includes a region encoding these proteins:
- the LOC132622575 gene encoding uncharacterized protein LOC132622575 isoform X1 — protein MLSHQSFHIQTTNNYNYVSVSDNDDEVDPTTFFIPSFDDFDPGPDSGSDRPANPNSPFNCNEDQMDYATDLFDTRNEDVTDHPHVVHSNYSARVLPEGEEVEFGSEVDGLRVVGVESESDSEDMEVNSGVVHQIGDPSVPDLWSCFQVQVANGRVKLGLRWVDDEDEDFEWEEVDRVERRDNVSYLIGRMEEISVSSDISSIEGNSGLGDGGEEEQVRNLEWEFLVAVNSLERTLELHNAVIIEDDFVFDNVDFVGSEERLKGSPPAAKSVLENLLLVVVSDEDLKASNVACAVCKDEILLTEKVTRLPCSHYYHCDCIVPWLSVRNTCPVCRHELPTDDADYERENGRGAGPALINDFQVRYNFEPVL, from the exons ATGCTTAGCCATCAAAGTTTCCACATTCAGACAACAAACAACTACAACTACGTTAGCGTTTCCGACAACGATGATGAGGTTGACCCCACAACCTTTTTTATTCCCTCATTTGATGATTTTGACCCGGGCCCCGATTCCGGATCCGATCGACCCGCAAACCCTAATTCCCCTTTCAATTGCAATGAAGATCAAATGGACTACGCAACCGATTTGTTCGATACCCGAAATGAAGATGTTACGGATCATCCCCATGTTGTTCACAGCAATTACAGTGCTAGGGTTTTGCCAGAGGGTGAAGAAGTAGAATTCGGGTCTGAAGTTGATGGGCTTCGGGTCGTAGGGGTAGAATCCGAGTCCGATTCAGAAGACATGGAGGTAAATTCGGGGGTTGTTCACCAAATTGGTGATCCCAGTGTGCCGGATTTATGGAGCTGTTTTCAGGTACAGGTAGCAAATGGGCGGGTCAAATTGGGTCTGAGATGG GTTGATGATGAGGATGAAGATTTCGAGTGGGAAGAAGTTGACAGGGTTGAAAGGAGAGACAATGTGAGTTATCTGATTGGTCGAATGGAAGAAATTTCAGTTTCTTCTGATATTTCTTCTATAGAAGGAAATTCGGGTTTGGGTGATGGTGGAGAAGAGGAGCAGGTGAGGAATTTAGAATGGGAATTTCTCGTGGCGGTTAATAGTCTCGAAAGGACCCTTGAATTGCACAATGCTGTTATAATTGAAGATGATTTTGTGTTTGACAATGTTGACTTTGTTGGAAGCGAAGAGAGGTTAAAAGGTAGTCCACCAGCAGCTAAATCTGTACTGGAAAATCTTCTTTTGGTGGTCGTGAGTGATGAAGATTTGAAAGCAAGCAATGTAGCTTGTGCAGTTTGCAAAGATGAGATTTTGTTGACGGAGAAGGTGACTAGGTTGCCTTGTTCTCACTATTACCATTGTGATTGTATTGTGCCATGGCTAAGTGTCCGTAATACATGTCCTGTTTGTCGCCACGAGTTGCCCACGGATGATGCTGATTATGAGAGGGAAAATGGAAGGGGTGCTGGTCCTGCACTTATTAATGATTTTCAGGTTAGATACAACTTTGAACCTGTGCTCTGA
- the LOC132622575 gene encoding uncharacterized protein LOC132622575 isoform X2, with translation MLSHQSFHIQTTNNYNYVSVSDNDDEVDPTTFFIPSFDDFDPGPDSGSDRPANPNSPFNCNEDQMDYATDLFDTRNEDVTDHPHVVHSNYSARVLPEGEEVEFGSEVDGLRVVGVESESDSEDMEVNSGVVHQIGDPSVPDLWSCFQVQVDDEDEDFEWEEVDRVERRDNVSYLIGRMEEISVSSDISSIEGNSGLGDGGEEEQVRNLEWEFLVAVNSLERTLELHNAVIIEDDFVFDNVDFVGSEERLKGSPPAAKSVLENLLLVVVSDEDLKASNVACAVCKDEILLTEKVTRLPCSHYYHCDCIVPWLSVRNTCPVCRHELPTDDADYERENGRGAGPALINDFQVRYNFEPVL, from the exons ATGCTTAGCCATCAAAGTTTCCACATTCAGACAACAAACAACTACAACTACGTTAGCGTTTCCGACAACGATGATGAGGTTGACCCCACAACCTTTTTTATTCCCTCATTTGATGATTTTGACCCGGGCCCCGATTCCGGATCCGATCGACCCGCAAACCCTAATTCCCCTTTCAATTGCAATGAAGATCAAATGGACTACGCAACCGATTTGTTCGATACCCGAAATGAAGATGTTACGGATCATCCCCATGTTGTTCACAGCAATTACAGTGCTAGGGTTTTGCCAGAGGGTGAAGAAGTAGAATTCGGGTCTGAAGTTGATGGGCTTCGGGTCGTAGGGGTAGAATCCGAGTCCGATTCAGAAGACATGGAGGTAAATTCGGGGGTTGTTCACCAAATTGGTGATCCCAGTGTGCCGGATTTATGGAGCTGTTTTCAGGTACAG GTTGATGATGAGGATGAAGATTTCGAGTGGGAAGAAGTTGACAGGGTTGAAAGGAGAGACAATGTGAGTTATCTGATTGGTCGAATGGAAGAAATTTCAGTTTCTTCTGATATTTCTTCTATAGAAGGAAATTCGGGTTTGGGTGATGGTGGAGAAGAGGAGCAGGTGAGGAATTTAGAATGGGAATTTCTCGTGGCGGTTAATAGTCTCGAAAGGACCCTTGAATTGCACAATGCTGTTATAATTGAAGATGATTTTGTGTTTGACAATGTTGACTTTGTTGGAAGCGAAGAGAGGTTAAAAGGTAGTCCACCAGCAGCTAAATCTGTACTGGAAAATCTTCTTTTGGTGGTCGTGAGTGATGAAGATTTGAAAGCAAGCAATGTAGCTTGTGCAGTTTGCAAAGATGAGATTTTGTTGACGGAGAAGGTGACTAGGTTGCCTTGTTCTCACTATTACCATTGTGATTGTATTGTGCCATGGCTAAGTGTCCGTAATACATGTCCTGTTTGTCGCCACGAGTTGCCCACGGATGATGCTGATTATGAGAGGGAAAATGGAAGGGGTGCTGGTCCTGCACTTATTAATGATTTTCAGGTTAGATACAACTTTGAACCTGTGCTCTGA
- the LOC132622575 gene encoding uncharacterized protein LOC132622575 isoform X3, which translates to MLSHQSFHIQTTNNYNYVSVSDNDDEVDPTTFFIPSFDDFDPGPDSGSDRPANPNSPFNCNEDQMDYATDLFDTRNEDVTDHPHVVHSNYSARVLPEGEEVEFGSEVDGLRVVGVESESDSEDMEVNSGVVHQIGDPSVPDLWSCFQVDDEDEDFEWEEVDRVERRDNVSYLIGRMEEISVSSDISSIEGNSGLGDGGEEEQVRNLEWEFLVAVNSLERTLELHNAVIIEDDFVFDNVDFVGSEERLKGSPPAAKSVLENLLLVVVSDEDLKASNVACAVCKDEILLTEKVTRLPCSHYYHCDCIVPWLSVRNTCPVCRHELPTDDADYERENGRGAGPALINDFQVRYNFEPVL; encoded by the exons ATGCTTAGCCATCAAAGTTTCCACATTCAGACAACAAACAACTACAACTACGTTAGCGTTTCCGACAACGATGATGAGGTTGACCCCACAACCTTTTTTATTCCCTCATTTGATGATTTTGACCCGGGCCCCGATTCCGGATCCGATCGACCCGCAAACCCTAATTCCCCTTTCAATTGCAATGAAGATCAAATGGACTACGCAACCGATTTGTTCGATACCCGAAATGAAGATGTTACGGATCATCCCCATGTTGTTCACAGCAATTACAGTGCTAGGGTTTTGCCAGAGGGTGAAGAAGTAGAATTCGGGTCTGAAGTTGATGGGCTTCGGGTCGTAGGGGTAGAATCCGAGTCCGATTCAGAAGACATGGAGGTAAATTCGGGGGTTGTTCACCAAATTGGTGATCCCAGTGTGCCGGATTTATGGAGCTGTTTTCAG GTTGATGATGAGGATGAAGATTTCGAGTGGGAAGAAGTTGACAGGGTTGAAAGGAGAGACAATGTGAGTTATCTGATTGGTCGAATGGAAGAAATTTCAGTTTCTTCTGATATTTCTTCTATAGAAGGAAATTCGGGTTTGGGTGATGGTGGAGAAGAGGAGCAGGTGAGGAATTTAGAATGGGAATTTCTCGTGGCGGTTAATAGTCTCGAAAGGACCCTTGAATTGCACAATGCTGTTATAATTGAAGATGATTTTGTGTTTGACAATGTTGACTTTGTTGGAAGCGAAGAGAGGTTAAAAGGTAGTCCACCAGCAGCTAAATCTGTACTGGAAAATCTTCTTTTGGTGGTCGTGAGTGATGAAGATTTGAAAGCAAGCAATGTAGCTTGTGCAGTTTGCAAAGATGAGATTTTGTTGACGGAGAAGGTGACTAGGTTGCCTTGTTCTCACTATTACCATTGTGATTGTATTGTGCCATGGCTAAGTGTCCGTAATACATGTCCTGTTTGTCGCCACGAGTTGCCCACGGATGATGCTGATTATGAGAGGGAAAATGGAAGGGGTGCTGGTCCTGCACTTATTAATGATTTTCAGGTTAGATACAACTTTGAACCTGTGCTCTGA
- the LOC132622413 gene encoding amino acid transporter AVT6A-like gives MTIGSINPVKENKSRKSKQVVVDDQSPLLPKKHQEDGGFDEFNGASFSGAVFNLSTTIVGAGIMALPATMKVLGLIPGIIMIILMAFLTEASIELLIRFSRTSKSVSYGGLMGDAFGKYGKMLLQICILVNNIGVLVVYMIIIGDVLSGTTSSGTHHAGVLEGWFGVHWWNGRFFVLLVTTLGVFAPLACLKRIDSLRYTSALSVALAVVFLVVTVGITIFKLINGSILMPRLLPNFYDLTSFLKLFTVVPILVTAYICHYNVHSIENELEDSRQIRAVVQSALALCSSVYVLTSIFGFLLFGDATLDDVLANFDADLGIPFGSLLNDVVRVSYAAHLMLVFPIVFYPLRLNMDGLLFPSARPLTLDNSRFALISSGLIAVIFLGANFIPSIWDAFQFTGATAAVCIGFIFPAAVTLRDRYGIATKRDKMLCIFMIVLAVFSNLVAIYSDAYALIKKNSSPRE, from the exons ATGACGATTGGAAGCATTAATCCTGTAAAAGAGAATAAATCAAGAAAGAGCAAACAAGTAGTAGTTGATGACCAATCACCATTATTGCCTAAAAAGCATCAGGAAGATGGCGGATTCGATGAGTTCAATGGGGCTTCTTTTAGTGGAGCTGTATTTAATTTGTCGACCACAATCGTTGGTGCTGGAATTATGGCTTTACCTGCAACTATGAAGGTGTTGGGACTCATTCCTGGGATTATTATGATCATCTTGATGGCTTTCCTTACAGAAGCTTCAATTGAGTTGTTAATCAGGTTTAGTAGGACTTCGAAATCAGTTTCTTATGGAGGTCTTATGGGCGATGCTTTTGGAAAATATGGGAAGATGTTGCTTCAAATATGTATACTAGTTAATAATATTGGTGTTCTTGTTGTATACATGATTATCATAG GTGACGTGCTTTCCGGAACAACTTCAAGTGGAACCCACCATGCTGGTGTCCTGGAAGGTTGGTTCGGAGTTCACTGGTGGAATGGACGATTCTTCGTTCTTCTTGTCACCACCCTTGGCGTATTTGCACCATTAGCTTGCTTAAAGCGTATAG ATTCATTGAGATATACATCTGCATTATCAGTTGCCCTGGCTGTTGTATTTCTGGTCGTAACTGTGGGAATCACCATATTCAAGCTGATAAATGGATCCATTCTTATGCCCAGATTGCTTCCCAATTTTTATGATCTGACATCATTCCTCAAGCTCTTCACTGTCGTTCCTATACTAGTCACTGCATACATTTGTCACTATAATG TTCACTCGATAGAAAATGAACTTGAAGACAGCAGGCAGATCAGAGCAGTGGTGCAAAGCGCGCTAGCTCTTTGCTCAAGTGTGTATGTGTTGACAAGCATTTTTGGATTTCTCCTATTTGGCGATGCAACTCTTGATGATGTGCTTGCCAACTTCGATGCTGATCTTGGAATTCCATTTGGTTCCTTGCTTAATGATGTTGTGCGTGTCAGCTATGCTGCCCACCTGATGCTTGTCTTTCCCATTGTTTTCTACCCACTGAGGCTTAACATGGATGGCCTTCTCTTTCCTTCTGCTAGGCCTCTAACCCTCGATAATTCGAGGTTTGCATTAATCAGCAGTGGGCTCATTGCTGTCATCTTTTTGGGGGCAAATTTCATCCCAAGCATCTGGGATGCTTTCCAATTCACTGGAGCAACTGCTGCTGTTTGCATCGGGTTCATATTTCCTGCTGCTGTTACTCTTAG GGATCGGTATGGCATAGCAACTAAGAGGGACAAGATGTTGTGTATTTTTATGATTGTCCTTGCTGTCTTTTCAAACCTGGTGGCCATATATAGTGATGCCTATGCCTTGATTAAAAAGAATTCATCACCGCGTGAGTGA